From the Nocardiopsis changdeensis genome, one window contains:
- a CDS encoding PadR family transcriptional regulator: MSLPHAILTALLEKPSSGSELTRRFDRSIGYFWSATHQQIYRELGKLEQAGLIRALPSPVPTRGQKKEYEVLPEGREELRAWVDRREDPKVSRDPLPLRLRAAGVVGVGDLLPELVRHRDLHRARLEEYRRFERRDYPNGPRTEQERIQLLVLRGGIDMETGWVSWLGRAVEELSAAAPATPAASADRDGA, from the coding sequence ATGTCCCTGCCCCACGCCATCCTGACCGCCCTGCTGGAGAAGCCCTCCTCCGGGTCCGAGCTGACCCGGCGGTTCGACAGGTCGATCGGGTACTTCTGGTCGGCGACCCACCAGCAGATCTACCGGGAGCTGGGCAAACTCGAACAGGCCGGGCTGATCCGCGCGCTGCCCTCGCCGGTCCCCACGCGGGGGCAGAAGAAGGAGTACGAGGTCCTGCCCGAGGGCCGCGAGGAACTGCGCGCCTGGGTGGACCGCCGGGAGGACCCCAAGGTGTCCCGGGACCCGCTGCCGCTGCGCCTGCGCGCCGCCGGGGTGGTGGGCGTGGGCGACCTGCTCCCCGAACTGGTCCGCCACCGCGACCTGCACCGCGCCCGGCTGGAGGAGTACCGGCGGTTCGAGCGCCGGGACTACCCGAACGGCCCGCGCACCGAGCAGGAGCGCATCCAGCTGCTGGTGCTGCGCGGCGGTATCGACATGGAGACCGGCTGGGTCTCCTGGCTCGGCCGCGCCGTGGAGGAGCTCTCCGCGGCCGCACCCGCGACCCCCGCGGCCTCAGCCGACCGGGACGGGGCCTGA
- a CDS encoding DNA polymerase III subunit gamma and tau: MSIALYRKYRPATFAEVRGQEHVTEPLRQALRSGRINHAYLFSGPRGCGKTTSARILARSLNCAQGPTPDPCGECDSCVALAPDGGGSIDVIEIDAASHGGVDDARDLRERAFFAPVSSRYKVYIIDEAHMVTREGFNALLKLVEEPPPHLKFVFATTEPEKVIGTIRSRTHHYPFRLIPPSTLRELMEDLLEQEKVAYDPAALPLVVRAGAGSARDTLSVLDQLIAGSDDQGITREGAVSLLGYTDSSLLGEMVDALGARDGAAVFSLIDRMVEGGHDPRRFATDLLERFRDLVVLAAVPDALDKGLVNVAAEAADQMKAQATRLGPAELTRGADILNQGLTEMRGATAPRLVLELMCSRILLPSADGDQGALLARLEQMERRIAAGPVAPAPAAPAASAAPVQAPQPAPAPAAPPAPAQSRQPQPQPAPQEQSQPPQAQQPQQPQPRAAEPDGWDAAPARREPAPAAPAPAASAPAPQGRAVDLGRIQASWPQILDAVKRLRRFTWMVLTGSDVRPVGVEGNAVVLGFSRPNEARGFGNSGSDQVVASAVQQVLGMEVRVTAVSGGGAPAPAPAPARPAEPAGWDAPAPAAPAPAPERPARPQEVREQPAQPQPAPQERPAPQAPEGPPPDRIVTGLQEPPPDPYEDAAAAPPPEDFGPEPAAPAARPAAPAPKPEPARGAEAPAAPAPERAPAADAGLPPGVGAALIETHLGGRVIEEIEHEAPDASL, encoded by the coding sequence GTGAGCATCGCGCTGTACCGCAAGTACCGTCCCGCGACGTTCGCCGAGGTGCGCGGACAGGAGCACGTGACCGAACCGCTGCGCCAGGCGCTGCGCAGCGGCCGGATCAACCACGCGTACCTGTTCAGCGGCCCCCGGGGCTGCGGCAAGACCACCAGCGCGCGCATCCTGGCCCGCTCCCTCAACTGCGCCCAGGGCCCCACCCCCGACCCGTGCGGAGAGTGCGACTCCTGTGTGGCGCTGGCCCCCGACGGCGGCGGCAGCATCGACGTCATCGAGATCGACGCGGCCTCCCACGGCGGTGTGGACGACGCCCGCGACCTGCGCGAACGCGCGTTCTTCGCGCCGGTCAGCTCGCGCTACAAGGTGTACATCATCGACGAGGCGCACATGGTGACCCGCGAGGGCTTCAACGCGCTGCTGAAACTGGTGGAGGAGCCCCCGCCGCACCTGAAGTTCGTGTTCGCGACCACCGAGCCGGAGAAGGTCATCGGCACCATCCGGTCGCGCACCCACCACTACCCGTTCCGGCTGATCCCGCCGAGCACCCTCCGGGAGCTCATGGAGGACCTGCTGGAGCAGGAGAAGGTGGCCTACGACCCGGCGGCGCTGCCGCTGGTGGTGCGGGCGGGCGCGGGTTCGGCCCGCGACACCCTGTCGGTGCTGGACCAGCTCATCGCGGGCTCGGACGACCAGGGCATCACCCGTGAGGGCGCGGTGTCCCTGCTGGGGTACACCGACTCCAGCCTGCTGGGCGAGATGGTGGACGCGCTGGGCGCGCGCGACGGCGCCGCGGTGTTCTCCCTGATCGACCGGATGGTGGAGGGCGGCCACGACCCCCGGCGGTTCGCCACGGACCTGCTGGAGCGGTTCCGCGACCTGGTGGTGCTGGCCGCGGTCCCGGACGCCCTGGACAAGGGCCTGGTGAACGTGGCCGCCGAGGCCGCCGACCAGATGAAGGCCCAGGCGACCCGGCTGGGCCCGGCCGAGCTGACCCGCGGCGCGGACATCCTCAACCAGGGCCTGACGGAGATGCGCGGTGCGACGGCGCCCCGGCTGGTGCTGGAGCTGATGTGCTCGCGCATCCTGCTGCCGTCGGCCGACGGCGACCAGGGCGCGCTGCTGGCCCGGCTGGAGCAGATGGAGCGGCGGATCGCCGCGGGTCCGGTGGCACCCGCCCCGGCCGCCCCCGCCGCGTCGGCGGCGCCCGTCCAGGCACCGCAGCCCGCCCCGGCCCCCGCCGCGCCCCCGGCCCCGGCACAGTCCCGGCAGCCGCAGCCGCAGCCCGCGCCGCAGGAGCAGAGCCAGCCGCCGCAGGCACAGCAGCCGCAGCAGCCGCAGCCCAGGGCCGCCGAGCCCGACGGCTGGGACGCCGCACCGGCCCGGCGCGAACCCGCCCCGGCGGCGCCCGCGCCCGCCGCGTCCGCTCCCGCGCCCCAGGGCAGGGCGGTGGACCTGGGCCGGATCCAGGCCTCCTGGCCGCAGATCCTGGACGCGGTCAAGCGCCTGCGCCGCTTCACCTGGATGGTGCTGACCGGCAGCGACGTGCGTCCGGTCGGAGTGGAGGGCAACGCCGTCGTCCTCGGCTTCTCCCGGCCCAACGAGGCCCGGGGCTTCGGCAACAGCGGCAGCGACCAGGTGGTGGCCTCGGCCGTCCAGCAGGTGCTGGGCATGGAGGTGCGGGTGACCGCCGTCTCCGGGGGCGGCGCCCCTGCCCCCGCGCCCGCTCCCGCCCGGCCGGCCGAGCCCGCGGGGTGGGACGCCCCCGCCCCGGCGGCCCCGGCTCCGGCCCCGGAGCGCCCGGCCCGCCCCCAGGAGGTCCGGGAGCAGCCCGCGCAGCCGCAGCCCGCGCCCCAGGAGCGGCCGGCGCCGCAGGCCCCGGAGGGACCGCCGCCGGACAGGATCGTCACCGGCCTCCAGGAGCCGCCGCCCGACCCCTACGAGGACGCCGCGGCGGCCCCGCCTCCGGAGGACTTCGGGCCCGAGCCGGCCGCCCCCGCCGCGCGCCCGGCCGCACCGGCGCCGAAGCCGGAGCCTGCCCGGGGCGCCGAGGCGCCCGCGGCCCCGGCGCCCGAGCGGGCACCCGCCGCCGACGCCGGGCTCCCCCCGGGAGTGGGCGCCGCCCTCATCGAGACGCACCTGGGCGGCAGGGTCATCGAGGAGATCGAGCACGAGGCCCCGGACGCCTCCCTGTGA
- a CDS encoding TetR/AcrR family transcriptional regulator, producing MAQTSTPEEPARPAPDPRRRSERARKAILAAAGELLGEVGYARLTMEAIAARARVGKQTIYRWWPTKAAVVFDVFTELTGGTAGEPLPDTGDLDADLRTVLHAIVDEYADPLMDRVNRAFIAEMQTDPELARSVADRLLLPNVRAFQDRLLAAREAGQLDAGTDPALAVDLLLAPVQQRWLMRSGELTHPYVDALVDTVLRALGPRG from the coding sequence ATGGCACAGACCAGCACCCCGGAGGAACCGGCCCGGCCCGCACCCGATCCCCGGCGTCGCAGCGAGCGGGCGCGCAAGGCCATCCTCGCAGCCGCGGGAGAGCTGCTGGGCGAGGTCGGGTACGCCCGGCTGACCATGGAGGCGATCGCGGCCCGGGCACGGGTCGGGAAGCAGACCATCTACCGCTGGTGGCCGACCAAGGCCGCGGTGGTGTTCGACGTGTTCACGGAGCTGACCGGCGGGACCGCGGGCGAGCCGCTGCCGGACACCGGCGATCTCGACGCCGACCTGCGCACGGTACTCCACGCCATCGTCGACGAGTACGCCGACCCTCTCATGGACCGCGTCAACAGGGCGTTCATCGCCGAGATGCAGACCGACCCGGAACTGGCCCGAAGCGTGGCGGACCGGCTGCTGCTCCCCAACGTGCGGGCGTTCCAGGACCGGCTGCTGGCGGCGCGCGAGGCCGGGCAGCTGGACGCCGGAACGGACCCCGCCCTGGCGGTGGACCTGCTGCTGGCGCCGGTGCAGCAGCGCTGGCTCATGCGGTCCGGGGAGCTGACGCACCCGTACGTGGACGCCCTGGTCGACACCGTGCTGCGGGCACTGGGACCCCGGGGCTGA
- a CDS encoding DUF2252 domain-containing protein has product MFDPHSPVDRSPGRRDLIVSVLEDAFADLMSAAPAAFRFKFRRMAADPFAFYRGSAALFYADVGGAEDPWADARTSRVWIQGDLHSENFGTYMDATGRFVFDVNDFDEAYPGHFTWDVLRLSASIALTAWRKALSDDDIDALVRRCVGSYVSQVAAFAQDGGDRDFSLKLGTTDGTVHDVLQRARSNSRSAMLLSMTRRQGYTRLFREGPKVRRLDDPERERVLAAYRAYLDTIPSDRRHGSLSYEVKDVVGSGGFGIGSAGLPAYTFLVEGPSEAWENDLVLSMKQGNVAAPSRVVRDPEIMDAFEHHGHRTAVSQRALQAHTDPLLGHTEMDGRGFVVSEVSPYTTDLDWDGLTEPADIAPVLEYLGRAAAKAHCVSDSHADDSLVDWQVEEALMNVLAGREAEFVDWCAAFAHAYAAQVRADHALFVDAFRNNAISGVRSSHG; this is encoded by the coding sequence ATGTTCGACCCCCACTCCCCGGTCGACCGGTCCCCCGGGCGCCGCGACCTCATCGTCTCCGTGCTGGAGGACGCCTTCGCCGACCTGATGTCGGCGGCGCCCGCGGCGTTCCGGTTCAAGTTCCGCAGGATGGCGGCCGACCCGTTCGCCTTCTACCGGGGCAGCGCCGCCCTGTTCTACGCCGACGTCGGCGGCGCCGAGGACCCCTGGGCCGACGCGCGCACCTCCCGGGTGTGGATCCAGGGCGACCTGCACAGCGAGAACTTCGGCACCTACATGGACGCGACCGGGCGTTTCGTGTTCGACGTCAACGACTTCGACGAGGCCTACCCGGGCCACTTCACCTGGGACGTGCTGCGGCTGTCGGCGAGCATCGCCCTGACCGCCTGGCGCAAGGCCCTGTCCGACGACGACATCGACGCGCTCGTGCGCCGCTGCGTCGGCTCCTACGTCTCCCAGGTGGCGGCGTTCGCCCAGGACGGCGGCGACCGCGACTTCTCCCTCAAGCTCGGCACCACCGACGGCACCGTCCACGACGTCCTGCAGCGGGCCCGGTCCAACAGCCGCTCCGCCATGCTCCTGTCGATGACCCGGCGCCAGGGGTACACCCGGCTGTTCCGCGAGGGGCCCAAGGTGCGCCGGCTCGACGACCCGGAGCGCGAGCGGGTCCTGGCCGCCTACCGCGCCTACCTGGACACCATCCCGTCCGACCGGCGGCACGGCTCCCTCAGCTACGAGGTCAAGGACGTGGTGGGCAGCGGCGGGTTCGGCATCGGCTCGGCGGGGCTGCCCGCGTACACGTTCCTGGTGGAGGGCCCCTCCGAGGCCTGGGAGAACGACCTGGTGCTGTCGATGAAGCAGGGCAACGTCGCCGCCCCCTCCCGGGTGGTGCGCGACCCCGAGATCATGGACGCGTTCGAGCACCACGGGCACCGCACCGCCGTGTCCCAGCGGGCGCTCCAGGCCCACACCGACCCGCTGCTCGGCCACACCGAGATGGACGGGCGCGGGTTCGTGGTGAGCGAGGTGTCGCCCTACACCACCGACCTGGACTGGGACGGGCTCACCGAGCCCGCCGACATCGCGCCGGTGCTCGAATACCTGGGCCGGGCCGCCGCCAAGGCGCACTGCGTGTCCGACTCCCACGCCGACGACTCCCTCGTGGACTGGCAGGTGGAGGAGGCGCTGATGAACGTGCTGGCCGGGCGCGAGGCGGAGTTCGTGGACTGGTGCGCCGCGTTCGCGCACGCCTACGCCGCCCAGGTGCGCGCGGACCACGCGCTGTTCGTCGACGCGTTCCGCAACAACGCCATCTCCGGGGTCCGCTCCAGCCACGGCTGA
- a CDS encoding ROK family transcriptional regulator: MGRAIPHTSSRATVLDVIRAAGTISRSGLAGATGLTPATVSTVVRGLLADGLVTEVGRAESTGGKPRVLLRLAPASRFAVGVHLDAGGTTYALTDLTGAVVSRMSHPGPRDADPGGEPESTARRVDALVEGAGVDRARLLGIGLVSASGGADGGRELERASGLPVVTGDDATAAALGEYWSGSAGRSSVLVAVHTGASLGAGVLVDGVPYRGAHGRAGGLGHVCVDIEGPPCACGARGCLEAVAGPAAVVAAARDAGVSGVPGTDGATASVTAGFAAVVRASRGGDAAARALLERSARYTAVAVRTLVGVLDPDLVVLTGTGQAVAGATYLPAVRRELEGAFAGRPGDPVRVRLSEFADTAPAIGAAAMVLGSALTPLRTPGLRLPEDLSESGPVPVG; encoded by the coding sequence TTGGGACGGGCCATTCCCCACACGTCGAGCCGGGCCACGGTCCTCGACGTCATCCGGGCGGCCGGGACCATCAGCCGGTCCGGGCTGGCGGGCGCCACCGGGCTGACCCCGGCCACGGTCTCCACCGTCGTGCGCGGGCTGCTCGCCGACGGCCTGGTGACCGAGGTCGGCCGGGCCGAGTCCACCGGCGGCAAGCCCCGGGTGCTGCTGCGCCTGGCCCCCGCCTCCCGGTTCGCCGTCGGCGTGCACCTGGACGCGGGCGGCACCACCTACGCGCTCACCGACCTGACCGGCGCCGTCGTCTCCCGGATGTCCCACCCCGGGCCCCGGGACGCCGACCCCGGGGGAGAGCCCGAGAGCACGGCCCGCCGGGTGGACGCCCTGGTCGAGGGGGCCGGGGTGGACCGCGCGCGGCTGCTGGGCATCGGCCTGGTGTCCGCCTCCGGCGGCGCGGACGGGGGCCGGGAGCTGGAGCGGGCCTCCGGCCTGCCGGTGGTCACCGGCGACGACGCGACCGCGGCCGCCCTGGGGGAGTACTGGTCGGGCTCGGCCGGGCGCTCCTCGGTCCTGGTGGCGGTGCACACCGGCGCGTCCCTGGGGGCGGGGGTGCTGGTCGACGGCGTCCCCTACCGCGGCGCGCACGGCCGCGCGGGCGGGCTGGGCCACGTGTGCGTGGACATCGAGGGGCCGCCCTGCGCCTGCGGGGCCCGGGGCTGCCTGGAGGCGGTGGCGGGCCCCGCCGCCGTGGTCGCGGCCGCACGCGACGCGGGGGTCTCCGGGGTGCCCGGAACGGACGGCGCTACGGCCTCGGTGACCGCGGGGTTCGCGGCGGTGGTCCGGGCCTCGCGGGGAGGGGACGCAGCGGCGCGGGCCCTGCTGGAGCGGTCCGCCCGGTACACGGCGGTGGCGGTGCGCACCCTCGTCGGCGTGCTGGACCCGGACCTGGTGGTGCTCACCGGAACGGGGCAGGCGGTCGCGGGCGCGACCTACCTCCCGGCGGTGCGGCGGGAGCTGGAGGGCGCGTTCGCGGGCCGACCGGGGGACCCGGTGCGGGTGCGGCTGTCGGAGTTCGCCGACACCGCCCCGGCGATCGGCGCGGCGGCGATGGTGCTCGGCTCGGCGCTGACCCCGCTGCGCACGCCCGGGCTGAGGCTGCCCGAGGACCTGTCGGAGTCAGGCCCCGTCCCGGTCGGCTGA
- a CDS encoding NADPH-dependent 2,4-dienoyl-CoA reductase, with the protein MTEYPHLLAPLDLGFTTLPNRVIMGSMHLGLEEHPGGFERMAAFYAERARGGVGLIITGGIGPNDRGATFKGAAKLTNGDEVEQHRIITGAVHREGGRIAMQILHTGRYSFNEDLVAPSAIQAPINPFTPHELTADEVEQTIEDFANAAALAREAGYDGVEIMGSEGYLINQFIVAATNRRDDEWGGSYENRMRFPVEIVRRVRERVGTDFIIVYRLSMLDLVPDGSTFDEVVRLAKAVEAAGATIINTGIGWHEARIPTIATSVPRGAYGWVTEKLMGEVSVPLVAVNRINTPEVAEEIIASGRADMVAMARPFLADPEFVAKAAAGRSEEINTCIGCNQACLDHTFSLKITSCLVNPRACNETELVLSPTRLRKRVAVVGAGPAGLAFSVSAAERGHEVTLFDAADEIGGQLNMARRVPGKEEFDETLRYFRVQLDKHGVDVRLKTEVGADDLAGYDEVVLATGVSPRTPEIPGIDHPKVVGYVDVLRENAPVGERAAVIGAGGIGFDVAEFLTDGGGRASLDPDEFFRQWGVDTGHTTPGGLRAPERPAPPRRVHLLQRKASKVGAGLGKTTGWIHRLEMRHRGVEMLAGVEYTRIDDEGLHIVVGGEPRLLEVDTVVVCAGQDPRRDLADALAGRGVTPHLIGGADVAAELDAKRAIDQGTRLAAAL; encoded by the coding sequence ATGACCGAGTACCCCCACCTGCTGGCCCCCCTGGACCTGGGCTTCACCACCCTGCCCAACCGGGTCATCATGGGCTCGATGCACCTGGGGCTGGAGGAGCACCCCGGCGGCTTCGAGCGGATGGCCGCCTTCTACGCCGAGCGCGCCCGCGGCGGGGTCGGTCTCATCATCACCGGCGGCATCGGCCCCAACGACCGCGGAGCCACCTTCAAGGGCGCCGCCAAGCTCACCAACGGCGACGAGGTCGAGCAGCACCGGATCATCACCGGGGCCGTGCACCGCGAGGGCGGCCGCATCGCCATGCAGATCCTGCACACCGGGCGCTACTCGTTCAACGAGGACCTCGTCGCCCCCAGCGCGATCCAGGCCCCCATCAACCCCTTCACCCCGCACGAGCTCACCGCCGACGAGGTCGAGCAGACCATCGAGGACTTCGCGAACGCCGCCGCCCTGGCCCGCGAGGCCGGGTACGACGGCGTCGAGATCATGGGCTCCGAGGGCTACCTCATCAACCAGTTCATCGTCGCGGCCACCAACAGGCGCGACGACGAGTGGGGCGGCTCCTACGAGAACCGCATGCGCTTCCCCGTCGAGATCGTGCGCCGGGTCCGCGAGCGGGTCGGCACCGACTTCATCATCGTCTACCGCCTGTCCATGCTGGACCTGGTGCCCGACGGCTCCACGTTCGACGAGGTCGTCCGGCTCGCCAAGGCCGTCGAGGCGGCCGGGGCCACCATCATCAACACCGGCATCGGCTGGCACGAGGCGCGCATCCCCACCATCGCCACCTCCGTGCCGCGCGGCGCCTACGGCTGGGTCACCGAGAAGCTCATGGGCGAGGTGTCCGTCCCCCTGGTGGCGGTCAACCGCATCAACACTCCCGAGGTGGCCGAGGAGATCATCGCGAGCGGCCGGGCCGACATGGTCGCCATGGCCCGCCCCTTCCTCGCCGACCCCGAGTTCGTGGCCAAGGCCGCCGCCGGGCGCTCCGAGGAGATCAACACCTGCATCGGCTGCAACCAGGCCTGCCTGGACCACACCTTCAGCCTCAAGATCACCTCCTGCCTGGTCAACCCGCGCGCCTGCAACGAGACCGAGCTGGTGCTCTCCCCCACCCGCCTGCGCAAGCGGGTCGCCGTCGTCGGCGCGGGCCCCGCCGGGCTGGCGTTCTCGGTGTCGGCCGCCGAACGCGGCCACGAGGTCACCCTGTTCGACGCCGCCGACGAGATCGGCGGGCAGCTGAACATGGCCCGCCGGGTGCCCGGCAAGGAGGAGTTCGACGAGACCCTGCGCTACTTCCGGGTGCAGCTCGACAAGCACGGTGTGGACGTGCGCCTCAAGACCGAGGTGGGCGCCGACGACCTGGCCGGGTACGACGAGGTCGTGCTGGCGACCGGCGTCAGCCCGCGCACCCCGGAGATCCCCGGGATCGACCACCCCAAGGTGGTCGGCTACGTCGACGTGCTGCGCGAGAACGCCCCGGTGGGCGAGCGCGCCGCCGTCATCGGCGCGGGCGGCATCGGGTTCGACGTCGCCGAGTTCCTCACCGACGGCGGCGGGCGTGCCTCCCTGGACCCGGACGAGTTCTTCCGCCAGTGGGGCGTGGACACCGGCCACACCACCCCCGGCGGCCTGCGCGCCCCCGAGCGCCCCGCCCCGCCGCGCCGCGTCCACCTGCTCCAGCGCAAGGCCAGCAAGGTCGGCGCGGGGCTCGGCAAGACCACCGGGTGGATCCACCGCCTGGAGATGCGCCACCGGGGCGTGGAGATGCTCGCCGGGGTCGAGTACACCCGGATCGACGACGAGGGCCTGCACATCGTGGTCGGCGGCGAGCCCCGGCTGCTGGAGGTGGACACCGTCGTGGTGTGCGCCGGCCAGGACCCGCGCCGCGACCTGGCCGACGCGCTGGCCGGGCGCGGGGTGACCCCGCACCTCATCGGCGGCGCCGACGTGGCCGCCGAGCTCGACGCCAAGCGCGCCATCGACCAGGGCACACGCCTGGCCGCGGCACTCTGA
- a CDS encoding DUF6243 family protein, which produces MARNNDNLLGLGGGRGVSRSTAKGGRGGPSGPSADAQRRKEDLLRKIKERSQADGSDGSDGSEDSGENKE; this is translated from the coding sequence ATGGCCCGCAACAACGACAATCTCCTCGGCCTGGGCGGCGGGCGGGGCGTCTCCCGCTCCACCGCCAAGGGCGGCAGGGGCGGCCCCAGCGGCCCCAGCGCCGACGCCCAGCGCCGCAAGGAGGACCTGCTGCGCAAGATCAAGGAGCGCAGCCAGGCGGACGGCTCCGACGGCTCCGACGGGTCCGAGGACTCGGGCGAGAACAAGGAGTAG
- a CDS encoding pyruvate dehydrogenase, which produces MARNTVAEQLVRTLVAAGVTRIYGVVGDSLNPVVDAVHGTDGIDWVHVRNEEAAAFAAAAQAQIEGGLAVCAGSCGPGNTHLVQGLYDAQRSGVPVLALASHIPSRQIGTGFFQETHPERLFGDVTEFRELVSHPDQMPRLARIAIQHALGTPGVAVLVLPGDVAGRKAVGGADTTPSVPVRATAWPAEDDVRELAARLNTAGKVALFCGAGVRGAHGEVMALAGRVKAPVGHTLRGKEWIQYDNPYDVGMIGLLGYGACYEALHDADLVLMLGCDFPYDDFLPEENVVQVDRDPRRLGRRVPLALGVHGDVAATLRSVLPLVGDKSDTRFLHDMLRRHERALTKVVEAYTGDIADRTPIHPEYVARVLDEVAPDDAVFTVDTGMNNVWAARYLTPNGRRRVIGSFSHGTMANALPHAIGAAYAAPGRKVVSLSGDGGLSMLLGELITVHQHRLPVATVVFNNSSLGMVRLEMMVDGLPAFQTDHPPVDYAAIAGAIGMRSLRVTRPDEVRDALREAVEAAEPVLVDVVTDPNALSIPSRISADQVVGFALSAGRTVLRGGVGSMIDLARSNLRNIPRP; this is translated from the coding sequence ATGGCCAGGAACACCGTCGCCGAACAGCTCGTCCGGACACTGGTCGCGGCCGGGGTGACCCGGATCTACGGCGTGGTCGGCGACAGCCTCAACCCCGTGGTCGACGCCGTGCACGGGACCGACGGCATCGACTGGGTCCACGTGCGCAACGAGGAGGCGGCCGCCTTCGCCGCGGCCGCCCAGGCGCAGATCGAGGGAGGCCTGGCCGTGTGCGCGGGCTCCTGCGGACCCGGCAACACGCACCTGGTCCAGGGCCTCTACGACGCCCAGCGCAGCGGGGTGCCCGTGCTGGCGCTGGCCTCCCACATCCCCTCCCGGCAGATCGGCACCGGCTTCTTCCAGGAGACCCACCCCGAGCGGCTGTTCGGCGACGTCACCGAGTTCCGCGAACTCGTCTCCCACCCCGACCAGATGCCCCGGCTGGCCCGCATCGCGATCCAGCACGCCCTGGGCACCCCCGGCGTCGCCGTACTGGTCCTGCCCGGCGACGTGGCCGGCCGCAAGGCCGTCGGCGGAGCCGACACCACCCCGTCCGTCCCCGTGCGCGCCACCGCCTGGCCCGCCGAGGACGACGTCCGGGAACTCGCCGCGCGGCTCAACACCGCCGGGAAGGTCGCGCTCTTCTGCGGCGCCGGGGTGCGCGGCGCCCACGGCGAGGTCATGGCCCTGGCCGGGCGGGTCAAGGCCCCCGTCGGGCACACCCTGCGCGGCAAGGAGTGGATCCAGTACGACAACCCCTACGACGTCGGCATGATCGGCCTGCTCGGCTACGGCGCCTGCTACGAGGCGCTGCACGACGCCGACCTGGTGCTGATGCTGGGCTGCGACTTCCCCTACGACGACTTCTTGCCCGAGGAGAACGTCGTCCAGGTCGACCGCGACCCCCGCCGCCTGGGCCGCCGGGTACCGCTCGCGCTGGGCGTGCACGGCGACGTTGCCGCCACCCTGCGTTCGGTGCTGCCGCTGGTCGGAGACAAGTCCGACACCCGCTTCCTGCACGACATGCTGCGCCGCCACGAGCGGGCCCTGACCAAGGTGGTGGAGGCCTACACCGGCGACATCGCCGACCGCACCCCGATCCACCCGGAGTACGTGGCGCGCGTCCTGGACGAGGTGGCCCCCGACGACGCGGTGTTCACCGTCGACACCGGCATGAACAACGTGTGGGCCGCCCGCTACCTCACCCCCAACGGGCGGCGCCGGGTCATCGGCTCCTTCTCGCACGGGACCATGGCCAACGCCCTGCCGCACGCGATCGGCGCCGCCTACGCCGCCCCGGGCCGCAAGGTGGTGTCCCTGTCCGGGGACGGCGGGCTGAGCATGCTGCTGGGCGAGCTGATCACCGTCCACCAGCACCGGCTGCCGGTGGCCACCGTGGTCTTCAACAACTCGTCGCTGGGCATGGTGCGGCTGGAGATGATGGTCGACGGCCTGCCCGCGTTCCAGACCGACCACCCGCCGGTGGACTACGCGGCGATCGCCGGGGCGATCGGGATGCGCTCCCTGCGGGTCACCCGCCCCGACGAGGTGCGCGACGCCCTGCGCGAGGCGGTCGAGGCCGCGGAGCCCGTCCTGGTGGACGTGGTCACCGACCCCAACGCGCTGTCCATCCCGTCGCGGATCAGCGCCGACCAGGTCGTCGGGTTCGCCCTGTCCGCGGGCCGGACGGTGCTCCGGGGCGGGGTGGGCTCCATGATCGACCTGGCCCGCTCCAACCTGCGCAACATCCCCCGCCCCTGA
- a CDS encoding SGNH/GDSL hydrolase family protein, with protein MGPGDGVRYVALGDSHTEGVGDGDDVTGVRGWADRLAEKMAATGARVEYANLAIRGRLSAQVRAEQLEPALALEPTVATVFAGVNDVIRSGYDADAVVGDLEAMFAALTGAGARVATLTFPDIAKVAPLVRPLVPRVLDFNERIRAAAARHGVVVADVARYEISTDRRLWATDRLHCTPLGHARIAGALASALELPGADGSWAEPLPAMPRPGALLTVADEVRWLGTFLGPWVMRRLRGRSSGDGRTAKRPVPTLVEAA; from the coding sequence ATGGGTCCTGGGGACGGGGTGCGCTACGTCGCGCTCGGGGACAGCCACACCGAGGGCGTCGGGGACGGGGACGACGTCACCGGCGTGCGCGGCTGGGCGGACAGGCTGGCCGAGAAGATGGCGGCGACCGGGGCGCGGGTGGAGTACGCGAACCTCGCGATCCGCGGCCGGCTGTCCGCACAGGTGCGGGCCGAGCAGCTGGAGCCCGCGCTGGCCCTGGAGCCGACCGTGGCCACGGTGTTCGCCGGCGTCAACGACGTGATCCGCTCCGGGTACGACGCCGACGCGGTCGTCGGCGACCTGGAGGCGATGTTCGCCGCCCTGACCGGGGCGGGCGCCCGGGTGGCCACGCTGACCTTCCCCGACATCGCCAAGGTGGCCCCGCTGGTGCGCCCCCTGGTGCCGCGGGTGCTGGACTTCAACGAGCGGATCCGCGCGGCGGCCGCGCGCCACGGCGTGGTGGTGGCCGATGTCGCGCGGTACGAGATCTCCACCGACCGCCGACTGTGGGCGACCGACCGGCTGCACTGCACCCCGCTGGGGCACGCCAGGATCGCCGGGGCGCTGGCCTCGGCGCTGGAGCTGCCCGGGGCGGACGGTTCGTGGGCGGAGCCGCTGCCCGCGATGCCCCGGCCGGGCGCGCTGCTGACGGTGGCCGACGAGGTCCGCTGGCTGGGCACCTTCCTCGGCCCGTGGGTGATGCGGCGGCTGCGCGGGCGCTCCTCCGGTGACGGCCGCACCGCCAAGCGCCCGGTGCCGACCCTCGTCGAGGCCGCCTGA